Proteins from a single region of Hermetia illucens chromosome 3, iHerIll2.2.curated.20191125, whole genome shotgun sequence:
- the LOC119651237 gene encoding protein asunder, with translation MSETNHKTVFVLDHTQYFGISSENLIDLDFVKSKVSAGASLPPISKSLWTSSVEAAVEYCRIVWDLFPTGKLIRFIVSDTAAHIVNTWGQGTQNITHVLNAMSMVGIPPRTAPMTHDCSVIHGLRAAIEALAEPTDAQKDVIKRAKEDEKALNKGRVICITSARDNASMSSLEDIYQTVLVQQNTVAATHKDLLNIDHCHLVIINLVPVNLESLVTNRGVKEVSPILTSEIHSISAADISNKLTHLILSHYELASTTVTGIPMKEEQNASSSANYDVEIFHAKYAHTVIFGSELILPTSIKEGAEYETVTLKWCTPRGIGASDLQPCLAQHRITSVDVTSRPSNCLINFLLNGRSVLLEMPRKTGGKLTSHLLSAHGGEIFIHTLRITRSCLEDLPSISEGGGGRVTNYRIPDFGKFMQAHKLVPLKAIADRKPDENLQKMRAKLRRHSRYWPLTSGTTLVYNMRQYIDPLLNLVSKDDLTDNDVLQCRQAIFSLVSLSTRNEQLSLPILGNRIKAHKKEELYKVIWTELEAIVQSSGSSNGHKLVLNCLCDCRARGSETAEKAELDQAIREIDGESSSHRASVIRATTDSPMSPPHVLEPAFIKKMKSTSNQNTRSLLDIMNITERNQTQKRLDFAGRLCTPSGQVAKLYPNLGSKEVNARETEAK, from the exons ATGTCAGAAACGAATCACAAAACTGTGTTCGTGCTAGACCACACCCAATACTTTGGTATATCTAGTGAAAATCTCATCGATCTCGATTTCGTCAAGAGCAAGGTTTCGGCCGGCGCTTCCTTGCCTCCAATTAGCAAAAGCCTGTGGACATCCTCTGTAGAGGCTGCCGTCGAGTACTGCCGCATCGTCTGGGATCTATTTCCGACTGGCAAGCTG ATCCGCTTCATTGTTAGTGACACGGCGGCACACATTGTCAACACCTGGGGCCAAGGCACACAAAACATTACTCATGTACTCAATGCAATGTCCATGGTGGGCATTCCGCCGCGCACTGCCCCCATGACCCATGATTGCTCCGTGATACATGGACTGCGGGCAGCGATTGAGGCGTTAGCGGAACCGACAGACGCCCAGAAAGACGTCATCAAGCGCGCGAAGGAAGACGAAAAGGCGCTGAACAAGGGACGCGTGATTTGCATCACGTCCGCGCGGGACAACGCTAGCATGAGCAGCCTGGAGGACATCTACCAGACGGTGCTGGTGCAGCAGAACACGGTGGCCGCGACCCACAAGGACCTGCTGAACATCGACCACTGTCACCTGGTTATCATCAACTTGGTTCCGGTGAATTTGGAGTCGCTCGTCACAAACAGGGGCGTTAAGGAG GTGTCCCCCATCTTAACGTCGGAGATTCACTCCATTTCCGCCGCCGACATCTCCAACAAACTGACCCACTTGATTCTGTCGCACTATGAGTTGGCCAGCACAACAGTTACAGGGATTCCGATGAAA GAGGAGCAAAACGCCAGTTCCAGTGCGAACTACGACGTcgaaatattccacgcgaaaTACGCGCACACAGTGATTTTCGGTTCAGAGCTCATTTTGCCAACGAGCATCAAGGAGGGAGCCGAGTACGAAACTGTCACCCTCAAATGGTGCACTCCCCGGGGAATCGGAGCTTCCGACCTGCAACCTTGTCTGGCCCAGCATAGGATCACATCCGTGGACGTCACTTCGCGGCCAAGCAATTGCCTGATCAATTTTCTTCTGAACGGGCGGTCAGTCCTTTTGGAGATGCCGAG GAAAACAGGAGGAAAGCTAACCAGCCACCTTCTATCAGCGCACGGTGGAGAGATTTTCATTCACACGTTGCGCATCACTCGAAGCTGCCTTGAAGACCTTCCTTCGATTTCAGAAGGCGGCGGAGGACGAGTTACCAACTACCGGATACCTGACTTCGGAAAGTTCATGCAAGCACACAAGCTGGTGCCCCTGAAGGCGATCGCTGATCGGAAACCAGACGAGAATTTGCAGAAGATGCGTGCAAAGCTGCGCCGACATTCGCGGTACTGGCCTCTGACGTCCGGGACGACGCTCGTCTACAACATGCGTCAATACATCGATCCCCTTTTGAATCTCGTCAGCAAGGACGATCTCACTGACAACGATGTCCTTCAATGCAGGCAGGCGATTTTCAGTTTGGTTAGTCTTTCCACTAGGAATGAACAGTTGTCGCTTCCTATTTTGGGGAATCG AATTAAAGCACATAAGAAGGAGGAACTGTACAAAGTCATTTGGACGGAACTGGAGGCGATAGTACAAAGCTCGGGCAGCTCGAATGGACACAAGTTGGTATTGAATTGCTTGTGCGACTGCCGGGCGAGGGGTTCGGAGACAGCGGAGAAAGCTGAATTGGATCAGGCTATCAGAGAAATAGACG GCGAATCATCGTCGCATCGGGCGAGCGTTATCCGTGCGACCACAGATTCACCAATGTCACCGCCGCATGTTCTGGAACCAGCTTTCATAAAGAAAATGAAGTCCACAAGCAACCAAAACACGAG ATCATTGCTCGATATTATGAACATTACGGAGAGGAACCAGACCCAGAAAAGGCTGGACTTTGCCGGCAGACTTTGCACCCCCTCCGGCCAAGTCGCTAAGTTATATCCCAATCTGGGGAGTAAGGAAGTGAATGCGAGAGAAACTGAAGCGAAATAG